The following coding sequences lie in one Azospirillum humicireducens genomic window:
- a CDS encoding HAD family hydrolase, with amino-acid sequence MQTFPLPDPAPRTSLAPPALLPAQHLELPTSASPVSDPLVCGPSGVAFFDFDGTLIHGDSLPMFVGEVIGRHRAALALADAIRSAMHRHVRGRGPGCDFPGSVKAIYLKRTLRGLPVADALAAAERMAPRVRWHQPMLEVLKEHRRQGRRVVVATGALDLYMPALLRGLEVDDLLATGMEVADGKLTGSLSTANCVRLDKAERVTAWIAGNGPVAATWGYGNHPSDLPMLALMHKGEVIRIRRRSNRR; translated from the coding sequence ATGCAGACCTTCCCCCTCCCCGATCCTGCGCCCCGGACCAGCCTCGCGCCGCCGGCGCTCCTGCCGGCGCAGCATCTCGAATTGCCGACGTCCGCTTCTCCGGTCTCCGATCCGTTGGTCTGCGGTCCGTCCGGCGTCGCCTTCTTCGACTTCGACGGCACGCTGATCCACGGCGACAGCCTGCCGATGTTCGTCGGCGAGGTGATCGGCCGGCACCGCGCCGCCCTGGCGCTGGCCGACGCCATCCGTTCGGCGATGCACCGCCATGTCCGCGGCCGGGGGCCGGGCTGCGATTTCCCCGGATCGGTGAAGGCGATCTATCTGAAGCGCACCCTTCGCGGTCTACCGGTGGCCGACGCGCTGGCCGCGGCCGAGCGGATGGCGCCCCGCGTCCGCTGGCACCAGCCCATGCTGGAGGTGCTGAAGGAGCATCGCCGGCAGGGACGCCGGGTGGTGGTCGCAACCGGCGCGCTCGACCTCTATATGCCGGCCCTTCTGCGCGGGCTGGAGGTGGACGACCTGTTGGCCACGGGAATGGAAGTGGCGGACGGCAAGCTGACCGGCAGCCTCAGCACCGCCAACTGCGTACGCCTGGACAAGGCCGAGCGTGTGACCGCCTGGATCGCCGGCAACGGCCCGGTCGCCGCCACCTGGGGTTATGGCAACCACCCCAGCGACCTGCCGATGCTGGCGCTGATGCACAAGGGCGAAGTGATCCGCATTCGACGAAGGTCGAACCGCAGGTAG
- a CDS encoding sensor histidine kinase translates to MDEPAFTAAGLAVPVTPLAPAQDCAAATARFNRQPDLPAIPVVDGEGCVVGLLERSRLPAAGGNDDADVPVSALMDPAPLLVEGTTPLAEIGRRLARLKPAALVTGFLVVDQGRYLGVGTVTGLMARSAEQTDLRARQLEEARRQAERAIRAKTAFLANMSHEIRTPLTAMMGFAELLEQEVAGPHAIPLYRDYARDIAESGRHLMELINDLLDLSKADADRLELVDGTVDVLRVAIGTARLLAERASRHGVRIVTTVPTDLPPLRADERKLRQMLLNLLSNAVKFTPVDGVVTLGARVAAGGALWLSVHDTGIGMTGEELAKALEPWGQIDSALARAQVGTGLGLPLTKRLIELHGGRLDVVSRRDEGTVMSLVFPADRVGRG, encoded by the coding sequence ATGGATGAACCCGCCTTCACCGCCGCCGGGCTGGCGGTTCCGGTGACGCCGCTGGCACCCGCACAGGATTGTGCGGCGGCAACGGCCCGCTTCAACCGCCAACCGGATTTGCCCGCCATTCCGGTTGTCGATGGCGAGGGCTGTGTCGTCGGCCTGCTGGAGCGCAGCCGGCTTCCGGCGGCTGGCGGCAACGATGACGCGGACGTCCCGGTGTCGGCCCTTATGGACCCGGCTCCGCTGCTGGTCGAGGGGACGACTCCGCTGGCGGAGATCGGGCGGCGTCTGGCCCGGCTGAAGCCGGCGGCGCTGGTGACCGGCTTTCTCGTGGTGGACCAGGGCCGCTATCTCGGCGTCGGCACGGTGACCGGGCTGATGGCGCGTTCCGCCGAACAGACCGATCTGCGCGCCCGCCAGCTGGAGGAGGCGCGTCGGCAAGCCGAGCGGGCGATCCGGGCCAAGACGGCCTTCCTCGCCAACATGAGCCACGAGATCCGCACTCCGCTGACCGCGATGATGGGATTCGCCGAGCTGCTGGAGCAGGAGGTGGCGGGACCGCACGCGATTCCGCTCTATCGCGACTATGCCCGCGACATCGCCGAGAGCGGCCGGCACCTGATGGAACTGATCAACGACCTGCTCGACCTGTCCAAGGCCGATGCCGACCGGCTGGAACTGGTGGATGGGACGGTGGATGTGTTGCGGGTGGCGATCGGCACCGCGCGGCTGCTGGCCGAACGGGCGTCGCGCCATGGCGTGCGCATCGTCACCACCGTGCCCACCGACCTGCCGCCCTTGCGCGCGGACGAACGCAAGCTGCGCCAGATGCTGCTGAACCTGCTGTCGAACGCGGTGAAGTTCACGCCGGTCGATGGTGTGGTGACGCTGGGCGCCCGCGTGGCGGCCGGCGGCGCGCTGTGGCTCTCGGTGCATGACACCGGCATCGGCATGACCGGGGAAGAGCTGGCGAAGGCGCTGGAGCCCTGGGGGCAGATCGACAGCGCACTGGCCCGCGCCCAGGTCGGCACCGGGCTGGGCCTTCCCCTGACCAAGCGCCTGATCGAACTGCATGGAGGACGACTGGATGTCGTCAGCCGTCGTGACGAGGGCACGGTCATGTCGCTGGTCTTCCCTGCCGACCGGGTGGGGCGGGGATAA
- a CDS encoding Fur family transcriptional regulator, producing the protein MPSRLEELCVKKGLKMTDQRRVISRVLSEATDHPDVEEVHRRASAIDPRISIATVYRTMRLFEEAHVIDRLDFGDGRARYEEARTDHHHHLIDVDSGEVIEFTNDEMERLKESIASELGYDLIGHRLELYGVPRKRRADKSES; encoded by the coding sequence ATGCCCTCGCGCCTCGAAGAATTGTGCGTGAAGAAGGGATTGAAGATGACCGACCAGCGCCGCGTGATTTCGCGCGTGCTGTCGGAGGCGACGGACCATCCCGATGTGGAGGAGGTGCACCGCCGTGCATCGGCCATCGACCCGCGCATTTCCATCGCCACCGTCTACCGGACGATGCGGTTGTTCGAGGAAGCGCATGTGATCGACCGCCTCGATTTCGGCGATGGCCGCGCTCGCTACGAAGAAGCGAGAACCGATCACCACCATCATCTGATCGATGTCGATTCCGGTGAAGTCATCGAATTCACCAATGATGAAATGGAACGGCTGAAGGAAAGCATTGCCAGCGAACTGGGCTATGACCTGATCGGCCATCGGCTTGAACTGTACGGCGTCCCGCGCAAGCGCCGCGCCGATAAATCTGAGTCTTAA
- the htpG gene encoding molecular chaperone HtpG, which translates to MTEERLSFQAEVSRLLDIVAHSLYSEKEVFLRELVSNASDACDRLRYAALTQPELSADDPNLKVRLLVDKDLRTLTVADNGIGMNREDLVENLGTIARSGTAAFMKSLEGAEKADGKKDVNLIGQFGVGFYSAFMAADKVTVLTRKAGEPHGWRWESDGKGEFTIAEADGLSRGTKIVLHLRQGDDEYLDEARLGGIVRKYSDHIAIPILFGEGDDAKALNSASALWTRSKSEITADQYKEFYHHVGHAFDDPWLTLHWRAEGALEYTNLLYVPSTKPFDLFDPKRAHRVKLYVKRVFITDAAEGLIPPYLRFLRGVVDSEDLPLNISREMLQHNPMLAKIKAGITRRVLSELSKKAKDTENAAEYDSFWENFGAVLKEGLYEDYEHRDELLKLLRFRTTAGEELVSLEQYVARMKEGQDAIYTISGDDIDTLLRSPQLEGFKAKGVEVLLLTDPVDEFWMPSVGVYDGKPFKSVTRGGADLGKIKGGETEKPEEEKTPEGELTDLLALLKLTLSDAVKDVRKSERLTDSAVCLVADDNDMDMHLERLLKQHKQLNGEAGKRILEINPSHALIKRLAERAKGSGATDALEDAAWLLLDQARIVEGEPLPDPAAFARRLASAMEKGLA; encoded by the coding sequence ATGACCGAGGAACGGCTCAGTTTTCAAGCCGAGGTCAGCCGTCTGCTCGACATCGTCGCCCACTCGCTCTACAGCGAGAAGGAAGTCTTCCTGCGCGAATTGGTCTCCAACGCGTCGGACGCCTGCGACCGCCTGCGCTACGCGGCCCTGACCCAGCCGGAACTCTCGGCCGACGATCCGAACCTCAAGGTCCGCCTGCTGGTCGACAAGGACTTGCGGACCCTGACCGTCGCCGACAACGGCATCGGCATGAACCGCGAGGATCTGGTCGAGAATCTCGGCACCATCGCCCGCTCCGGCACCGCCGCCTTCATGAAGTCGCTGGAAGGCGCGGAAAAGGCTGACGGCAAGAAGGACGTCAACCTGATCGGCCAGTTCGGCGTCGGCTTCTATTCCGCCTTCATGGCCGCCGACAAGGTGACGGTCCTGACCCGCAAGGCCGGCGAACCCCATGGCTGGCGTTGGGAATCCGACGGCAAGGGCGAGTTCACCATCGCCGAGGCCGACGGCCTGTCGCGCGGCACGAAGATAGTGCTGCACCTGCGCCAGGGCGACGACGAATATCTCGACGAGGCCCGGCTGGGCGGCATCGTCCGCAAATATTCCGACCACATCGCCATCCCGATCCTGTTCGGCGAGGGTGACGACGCCAAGGCGCTGAACAGCGCGTCGGCCCTGTGGACCCGGTCGAAGTCGGAGATCACCGCCGACCAGTACAAGGAATTCTACCACCATGTCGGGCACGCCTTCGACGATCCGTGGCTGACCCTGCACTGGCGGGCCGAAGGGGCGCTGGAATACACCAACCTGCTCTATGTGCCCTCGACCAAGCCGTTCGACCTGTTCGACCCCAAGCGCGCCCACCGGGTGAAGCTGTACGTCAAGCGCGTCTTCATCACCGACGCGGCGGAAGGTCTGATCCCGCCCTATCTGCGCTTCCTGCGCGGCGTGGTCGACAGCGAGGATCTGCCGCTGAACATCAGCCGCGAGATGCTGCAGCACAACCCGATGCTGGCCAAGATCAAGGCCGGCATCACCCGGCGCGTCCTGTCGGAGCTGTCGAAGAAGGCCAAGGACACGGAGAACGCGGCCGAATATGACAGCTTCTGGGAAAACTTCGGCGCGGTGCTGAAGGAAGGCCTCTATGAGGATTACGAGCACCGGGACGAGTTGCTGAAGCTGCTGCGCTTCCGCACCACCGCCGGCGAGGAACTGGTGTCGCTGGAGCAGTATGTCGCCCGCATGAAGGAAGGCCAGGACGCCATCTACACCATCAGCGGCGACGACATCGACACCCTGCTGCGCAGCCCGCAGCTGGAAGGCTTCAAGGCCAAGGGCGTCGAGGTTCTGCTGCTGACCGATCCGGTGGACGAGTTCTGGATGCCGTCGGTCGGCGTCTATGACGGCAAGCCCTTCAAGTCCGTGACCCGCGGCGGCGCCGATCTCGGCAAGATCAAGGGCGGGGAGACCGAAAAGCCGGAGGAGGAGAAGACACCGGAAGGCGAGCTGACCGACCTGCTGGCCCTGCTGAAGCTGACCCTGTCCGATGCGGTGAAGGATGTCCGCAAGTCCGAACGCCTGACCGACAGCGCCGTCTGTCTGGTCGCCGACGACAACGACATGGACATGCATCTGGAGCGGCTGCTGAAGCAGCACAAGCAGCTGAACGGCGAGGCCGGCAAACGCATCCTGGAGATCAACCCCTCGCATGCCCTGATCAAGCGGCTGGCCGAGCGGGCCAAGGGCAGCGGTGCGACCGACGCGCTGGAGGATGCGGCGTGGCTGCTGCTGGACCAGGCCCGCATCGTCGAGGGCGAGCCCCTGCCCGACCCCGCCGCCTTCGCCCGCCGTCTGGCGAGCGCGATGGAGAAGGGGCTGGCGTAA